The Hydrogenobacter thermophilus TK-6 genome window below encodes:
- a CDS encoding ribose-phosphate diphosphokinase, producing MIIKLLTGNSNPSLAKEVSDYLGIPISDMIVSRFSDGEIRVQINESMRGEDVFIIQSLCPPVNEHIMELLLILDALKRASAGRITAVIPYYAYARQDRKDRPRVPISARLLADLITVAGAQRLVVVDLHSPQIQGFFNIPVDNLYALNVLYDYLKDKVDENTVVVSPDAGGVERARRLANKLGCGIAIIYKRRPEPNVAEVLDIIGDVNGKKAIIVDDMIDTAGTIVSATNLLMSKGASGVSVVATHAVLSGPAIERINTSPLTQVVVTNTIPTEGKSCDKLKVVSVAPLIAESIKRIHEGESVSSLFV from the coding sequence ATGATAATAAAGCTCCTTACAGGTAACAGCAATCCATCTTTGGCTAAAGAAGTTTCTGATTATCTTGGCATACCCATATCTGATATGATAGTTTCTCGCTTTAGCGACGGTGAGATAAGAGTTCAGATAAACGAATCTATGAGAGGTGAGGATGTTTTTATCATCCAATCCCTGTGCCCACCTGTGAATGAACATATCATGGAGCTACTTCTGATACTTGATGCCCTAAAGAGAGCTTCCGCAGGAAGGATAACCGCGGTTATCCCATATTACGCTTATGCTAGGCAGGATAGAAAAGATAGACCGCGCGTACCTATAAGTGCAAGACTCCTTGCAGACCTCATAACTGTTGCTGGTGCTCAGAGGCTTGTAGTGGTTGACCTTCACTCCCCACAAATACAGGGATTTTTTAACATACCCGTAGACAATCTCTACGCCCTGAATGTACTTTACGACTACCTCAAGGATAAGGTGGATGAAAATACGGTTGTGGTTTCACCGGATGCTGGAGGTGTGGAAAGGGCACGAAGGCTTGCCAACAAACTCGGATGCGGTATAGCCATCATATACAAAAGAAGACCGGAACCTAATGTGGCGGAAGTACTTGATATCATAGGGGATGTAAATGGCAAGAAAGCCATCATAGTGGATGACATGATAGATACCGCAGGAACTATAGTATCTGCAACCAACCTGCTCATGTCAAAGGGTGCATCTGGAGTTTCCGTGGTTGCAACCCATGCCGTGCTTTCCGGTCCAGCCATAGAGAGAATAAACACATCACCTCTTACCCAAGTGGTGGTTACCAATACCATTCCAACCGAGGGCAAATCTTGTGATAAGCTAAAGGTGGTTTCTGTAGCACCTCTAATTGCCGAGTCCATAAAGAGAATACACGAAGGCGAGTCGGTAAGCTCGCTTTTTGTATAA
- a CDS encoding pyridoxal-phosphate-dependent aminotransferase family protein, translated as MYQERLFTPGPVEIPDRVREALGRQIIHHRTEEFRRAFLEVRELLKRLLDDPSENFVFFSSSGTGAMEAAILNFFEEGQKVLVVNGGKFGERWFLLAKHWGLEVVEYRLDWGKSADPEKVKDLLKKHPDCKGVLLQISETSTGAYHPVEDIAEVCKSADALLVADAITALGVYNLKPSVGIDVMVGGSQKALMLPPGLSLLWFSQKAKERLKDRAFYFSVKKELGKQQEGQTAWTPAISLLLALKESLSLLLQEGMERVEKRYRAMSEGTKRAISAFGLEVFPERPAISITAVKSDDAERIRKELLRHGIRIAGGQDHLKGKIFRVSHMGVSEKDMLMLIGVLEVVLKRLGYPVELGSGVCRYSQTLVEFGLW; from the coding sequence ATGTATCAGGAAAGGCTCTTCACACCAGGACCTGTTGAGATCCCCGATAGAGTAAGGGAAGCTCTGGGAAGGCAGATTATCCATCACAGGACAGAAGAGTTCAGGCGCGCCTTTTTGGAAGTGCGAGAACTCCTCAAGAGACTGCTGGATGACCCATCAGAGAACTTCGTCTTTTTCTCATCTTCGGGCACAGGTGCCATGGAAGCGGCTATTCTGAACTTCTTTGAAGAAGGTCAGAAGGTGCTGGTGGTAAACGGCGGAAAGTTTGGCGAGAGATGGTTTTTGCTGGCAAAACACTGGGGGCTTGAGGTTGTGGAGTACAGACTGGACTGGGGCAAGTCCGCAGACCCCGAAAAAGTCAAGGATCTGCTTAAAAAGCATCCCGATTGCAAGGGTGTGCTTCTTCAAATATCAGAAACATCTACAGGTGCTTACCACCCTGTTGAAGATATAGCGGAGGTTTGCAAAAGTGCAGACGCTCTTTTGGTAGCTGATGCCATAACAGCCTTGGGAGTTTATAACTTAAAGCCTTCGGTGGGCATTGATGTAATGGTAGGTGGGTCCCAGAAGGCTCTTATGCTTCCACCTGGACTTTCTCTCCTCTGGTTCTCTCAAAAGGCAAAAGAGAGATTAAAAGACAGAGCCTTTTACTTTAGCGTAAAAAAGGAGCTTGGCAAACAGCAAGAAGGACAGACCGCGTGGACTCCTGCCATAAGCCTCCTTTTAGCTCTGAAGGAGTCTCTTAGTCTTCTTTTGCAAGAGGGAATGGAGAGAGTAGAAAAAAGGTACAGAGCCATGTCGGAGGGAACTAAGAGAGCGATAAGTGCCTTTGGTCTTGAGGTCTTCCCAGAAAGACCAGCCATATCCATAACGGCTGTAAAAAGCGACGATGCGGAAAGGATAAGAAAGGAGCTCTTAAGACATGGTATAAGGATTGCTGGAGGACAGGACCACCTTAAAGGTAAGATTTTCAGGGTTTCCCACATGGGAGTAAGTGAAAAAGATATGCTCATGCTGATAGGTGTGCTGGAGGTAGTACTAAAAAGGCTTGGTTACCCTGTGGAGCTTGGCAGCGGTGTTTGTAGATACTCACAAACTCTAGTAGAATTTGGGCTATGGTAA
- a CDS encoding sulfurtransferase TusA family protein: MNAVQEKQEFKVLDLSGLMCPLPVVMTSEQMKRLKDGEVLTVISTDPGFELDIKNWCAQTGNELLSVKRNGNQVVVEIKKKPFSVEPSLWYWIKFHALGVKLHLRHILMQLNPLIKKPDHFITFTAISEGTRAEKFLKGKAKLIPVPDEIDPRCGVVLAVAGYQKAKGIYEELLKKGFGVEAIYKKEGKSYRRVYP; this comes from the coding sequence ATGAATGCAGTGCAAGAAAAACAGGAATTTAAGGTACTTGACCTTTCGGGTCTCATGTGTCCTCTGCCCGTAGTCATGACCTCAGAGCAGATGAAAAGGCTCAAAGATGGGGAGGTCCTTACCGTTATATCTACTGACCCTGGCTTTGAGCTGGATATAAAAAATTGGTGTGCCCAAACAGGCAACGAGCTTTTGAGCGTTAAAAGGAATGGCAACCAGGTGGTGGTGGAGATAAAAAAGAAACCCTTTTCGGTGGAACCATCCCTCTGGTACTGGATAAAGTTCCATGCCCTCGGCGTCAAACTGCATCTGAGACACATCCTTATGCAGCTCAACCCACTTATAAAAAAGCCCGACCACTTTATAACATTCACCGCCATATCCGAGGGAACCCGAGCCGAGAAGTTTCTGAAGGGAAAGGCTAAGTTAATACCAGTACCAGACGAGATAGACCCCAGATGCGGTGTTGTTTTGGCAGTTGCTGGCTACCAAAAGGCAAAAGGCATATACGAAGAGCTTTTGAAAAAGGGCTTTGGTGTTGAAGCCATATACAAAAAGGAAGGTAAGTCCTACAGGAGAGTTTATCCTTAA
- a CDS encoding gamma carbonic anhydrase family protein, whose amino-acid sequence MALVKPYRGVYPQIHPSVYLSENVVIVGDVHIGEDSSIWFGTVIRGDVNYIRIGKRTNIQDNCVVHVTHNTYPTIVGDGVTVGHRVVLHGCTLGNYVLVGMGAVVMDGVEVEDYVLIGAGALLTPGKRIPSGVLVAGVPAKIIRDLKPEEVELIKRSAENYVAYKNSYMSADAQKR is encoded by the coding sequence ATGGCTCTTGTAAAACCCTACAGAGGCGTTTACCCTCAGATACATCCCAGCGTTTATCTTTCTGAGAATGTTGTTATTGTAGGAGATGTGCACATAGGTGAAGATTCAAGCATCTGGTTTGGAACTGTAATAAGAGGAGATGTAAACTACATAAGGATAGGCAAAAGGACCAACATACAGGACAACTGTGTGGTGCATGTGACTCACAACACTTATCCCACCATAGTAGGAGATGGCGTGACAGTAGGACACAGGGTGGTCCTGCACGGATGTACCCTTGGAAACTATGTACTGGTAGGTATGGGAGCGGTAGTTATGGATGGGGTGGAGGTAGAGGATTATGTGCTGATAGGTGCAGGTGCTCTTTTAACTCCCGGTAAAAGGATACCATCAGGTGTGCTGGTGGCAGGCGTACCTGCCAAAATAATCAGAGACCTAAAGCCCGAGGAGGTAGAGCTAATAAAGCGGTCTGCGGAAAATTATGTAGCATACAAAAACTCGTATATGTCAGCCGACGCTCAAAAGCGCTGA
- a CDS encoding 4-(cytidine 5'-diphospho)-2-C-methyl-D-erythritol kinase: MRVLSPAKVNLGLWLLGRRADGYHEIFTIYQAVSLFDEIFIKEGPLKVETSSLIPQEKNLVYKALRLMEKYLGRDIDFSIYIKKNIPEGAGLGGGSSNCATVLKVVNQLLGEPLSVEDLENIAKEVSSDAVFFLYGGTAVGRGRGDVVEPIKHLDLKITLVYPNVVASTRRVYSAVRDASLTDKIEDDKIISCLLEGKFEVLENTLGQVAMELFPEIKEAYRFLEYLGYRPVVSGSGSCVFYIGEASEQVKKGAALRGWRLYEVKSYNGV, translated from the coding sequence ATGCGTGTTTTGTCTCCAGCTAAGGTAAACCTCGGTCTGTGGCTTTTAGGAAGGAGAGCTGATGGTTATCACGAAATATTCACCATATACCAAGCTGTATCACTTTTTGACGAGATTTTCATAAAGGAGGGTCCGCTAAAGGTAGAAACCAGCAGCTTAATACCACAGGAAAAGAACTTAGTATACAAAGCCCTCAGGCTTATGGAGAAATACTTGGGAAGAGATATAGATTTTAGCATATACATTAAAAAGAACATTCCTGAAGGTGCGGGTCTTGGTGGTGGTTCTTCCAACTGTGCTACTGTGCTAAAGGTGGTAAACCAGCTACTGGGTGAACCTTTAAGTGTTGAGGACCTGGAAAACATAGCAAAAGAAGTATCCTCTGATGCTGTCTTCTTCCTTTATGGGGGTACAGCGGTAGGCAGAGGTAGGGGTGATGTGGTAGAACCTATTAAACACCTTGACTTAAAAATTACATTGGTTTATCCCAATGTAGTGGCCTCTACACGCAGAGTCTATAGTGCGGTAAGGGATGCATCATTGACAGATAAAATTGAAGATGATAAAATAATAAGCTGTCTCTTAGAAGGTAAGTTTGAGGTGCTGGAGAATACCCTGGGGCAGGTGGCTATGGAGCTGTTTCCGGAGATAAAGGAAGCTTACAGGTTTTTAGAGTATTTGGGCTACAGACCTGTGGTGAGCGGTAGCGGGTCATGCGTATTTTATATAGGTGAAGCGTCTGAGCAAGTAAAGAAGGGTGCTGCTCTTAGAGGATGGCGCTTATATGAGGTCAAAAGCTATAATGGGGTGTAG
- a CDS encoding penicillin-binding protein 1A produces the protein MVRRVLVVFLGAVSLIFAFVLFALFILSTDLPSVEKLKDWRPPEATLIYDYKGRVFGDVAVQRRYYVPLKDIPLYVRQAFIAAEDRNFYSHFGIDPIAVLRALIANIREREITQGASTITQQLARNLFLTPERSFKRKVKEMLLAIKIERAFSKDKILEMYLNYIYLGQGAYGVEAASRIYFGKHVKDLTLDEAALLAGLPKAPTKYNPFRNPEKVKERRNYVLQRMYEDGYITQDELKRYSSVPIRVKLENRYYGMDYFLDYVKDYLVEKYGEAILAGGYKVYTTIDRDLQMHAREAVKRGVMRVAKANGIPFLPDDPYEVQKKYEEQQVELKPWRIYIGKVLDVGSQELKVAVKDYQFTVPRNQLPVEKGDYVLVRFVKRGKDISAEVLPDLEGALVALDAKTGAIRAMVGGYSYLRSPYNRAVYAKRQPGSAIKPIIYLAALMKGYTQASTIDATPKSFFDPSKGKEWTPKNYEGAEYGVVTLRTAIAKSINTATVNLLSEIGFDMPMQVGKSLGIDLKPYYSMALGSIEVTPLELTSAYQAFADLGIRCEPYFIQRIVAPDGKVIEENNPKCEQVLPPQEVRVLVDMLRAVVLEGTAASASSFGRIVAGKTGTTNDYMDAWFVGFSPYIVAGVWVGYDIKKSMGKGMAGARVALPIWLDFMSVAAFMYPNEDFPVPDGVVVVNCPTPMYFVDGTQGICSGEQKQDETNELKGIVDPNILKKLEEEPKVKEIP, from the coding sequence ATGGTGCGTAGAGTTTTGGTGGTTTTTCTCGGTGCAGTGTCCTTAATCTTTGCATTTGTGCTTTTTGCCCTCTTTATCCTATCTACTGACCTTCCTTCCGTTGAAAAGCTCAAAGACTGGAGACCTCCCGAAGCAACACTCATATACGATTACAAGGGAAGGGTTTTTGGTGATGTTGCCGTTCAAAGAAGATACTATGTTCCTCTCAAAGATATACCCCTTTATGTAAGGCAGGCTTTCATCGCTGCTGAAGACAGGAACTTTTACAGTCACTTTGGTATAGATCCCATTGCCGTCCTCAGGGCTCTTATCGCCAATATAAGAGAGAGGGAAATAACGCAGGGTGCATCCACCATAACTCAACAGCTGGCAAGAAACCTTTTTCTTACACCGGAAAGGAGTTTTAAAAGGAAGGTAAAAGAGATGCTTCTTGCCATTAAGATAGAGAGAGCTTTTAGCAAGGATAAAATTCTGGAGATGTACCTTAACTACATATACTTAGGGCAGGGAGCTTACGGTGTTGAGGCTGCTTCAAGGATATACTTTGGAAAGCATGTAAAGGATCTGACCTTGGACGAGGCTGCCTTGCTGGCTGGACTTCCCAAAGCACCTACCAAGTACAATCCCTTCAGAAATCCCGAAAAGGTAAAAGAGAGAAGGAATTATGTGCTTCAAAGGATGTACGAAGATGGATATATAACTCAAGACGAGCTCAAACGCTACTCCTCTGTGCCTATAAGGGTCAAACTGGAGAACAGGTATTACGGTATGGACTACTTCCTTGATTATGTGAAGGATTACTTGGTGGAGAAGTACGGAGAGGCTATATTAGCTGGTGGCTACAAAGTTTATACCACCATAGACAGGGACCTTCAGATGCATGCAAGGGAGGCAGTAAAAAGGGGCGTTATGAGAGTGGCAAAAGCCAACGGCATACCCTTCCTACCTGATGACCCTTATGAAGTACAAAAGAAATACGAAGAGCAGCAGGTGGAGTTAAAACCCTGGAGAATTTACATAGGTAAAGTTTTGGATGTAGGCAGTCAAGAGCTTAAAGTGGCGGTAAAAGATTACCAGTTTACCGTGCCAAGAAACCAACTCCCCGTAGAAAAAGGCGATTATGTGCTTGTGAGGTTTGTAAAGAGGGGCAAAGATATAAGCGCAGAAGTGCTGCCAGACTTAGAAGGGGCGTTGGTAGCTTTGGATGCAAAAACGGGAGCCATAAGAGCAATGGTGGGTGGTTACTCTTATCTGAGAAGTCCATACAACAGAGCTGTTTATGCCAAGCGTCAGCCAGGCTCTGCCATAAAGCCCATCATATATCTTGCCGCTCTGATGAAAGGATACACGCAAGCTTCCACCATAGATGCCACACCCAAGAGCTTTTTTGACCCTTCAAAGGGTAAAGAATGGACACCTAAGAATTACGAAGGAGCAGAGTATGGAGTAGTGACTTTGCGCACCGCCATTGCAAAGAGCATAAATACCGCAACCGTTAACCTTCTTTCAGAAATAGGTTTTGACATGCCTATGCAAGTGGGTAAAAGCTTAGGTATAGACCTTAAGCCCTACTACTCTATGGCTCTTGGTAGCATAGAGGTTACACCTCTTGAGCTTACATCTGCTTATCAAGCTTTTGCGGATTTGGGTATTCGCTGCGAGCCTTACTTTATACAGAGGATAGTAGCCCCGGACGGTAAAGTCATAGAAGAAAACAATCCCAAGTGCGAACAGGTTTTGCCACCTCAGGAAGTTAGAGTTTTAGTGGATATGCTTAGAGCTGTTGTCCTTGAAGGAACTGCAGCTTCTGCCAGCTCTTTTGGTAGGATAGTAGCAGGAAAGACAGGTACTACCAACGATTACATGGATGCTTGGTTTGTAGGCTTCTCTCCTTACATAGTTGCAGGTGTGTGGGTGGGGTATGACATAAAGAAGAGCATGGGGAAGGGTATGGCAGGAGCAAGGGTAGCCCTACCTATATGGCTGGACTTTATGTCCGTTGCAGCTTTCATGTATCCTAATGAAGATTTTCCAGTTCCCGACGGAGTTGTTGTTGTCAACTGCCCTACACCCATGTATTTCGTTGATGGCACACAGGGGATATGTTCAGGAGAGCAAAAGCAGGATGAAACAAATGAACTCAAAGGTATAGTTGATCCCAATATACTCAAGAAACTTGAGGAGGAACCAAAAGTAAAGGAAATTCCGTAA
- a CDS encoding DMT family transporter: MFGLVLAFLSSFFWATNDLITKKLIHKGLDEYFVLWIRFPVSSLILLPIGIYFWDLSSFVLFSTFLWLPVEVLGGVFFVKALKYTPLSVAMSFYSFMPFFSAVFGFLLLGEALSLQGFLGICLMVVGTLFLTGFSPGEFFRKHIGTVYMLISTLLFGLNVVIGKMVIISSNPFFFSWYYTFCMSFATLIFVSPKHIIERGNYTDKKLLILGILFALGGVFYNTALVYAPASYVAAVERASLLLSMVYGRIFFGEPVKHLLPGVLLMLLGSALLSVG, from the coding sequence ATGTTTGGTCTGGTGCTTGCCTTTCTATCATCCTTCTTCTGGGCTACCAACGACCTTATTACGAAAAAGCTTATACACAAAGGCTTGGACGAATACTTTGTGCTGTGGATAAGGTTTCCCGTATCTTCCCTTATCCTTTTGCCAATAGGTATATACTTCTGGGATCTTAGCTCCTTTGTGCTTTTTAGCACTTTTCTGTGGCTACCTGTTGAGGTGCTGGGAGGTGTCTTTTTTGTAAAGGCTCTCAAATACACACCCCTTTCGGTAGCCATGTCCTTTTACTCTTTTATGCCTTTCTTTTCCGCGGTTTTTGGCTTTCTGCTTTTGGGTGAAGCTCTTAGCCTGCAGGGCTTTTTAGGCATTTGCCTGATGGTTGTAGGCACGCTCTTTCTGACAGGTTTTTCTCCAGGGGAATTTTTTAGAAAACACATAGGCACGGTTTATATGCTAATTTCTACATTACTCTTTGGTCTTAATGTGGTCATCGGGAAGATGGTTATAATAAGCAGTAATCCCTTCTTCTTTAGTTGGTACTATACCTTCTGTATGTCCTTTGCAACACTCATCTTTGTAAGTCCAAAGCACATAATAGAAAGGGGAAACTACACGGATAAAAAATTACTTATACTTGGTATTTTATTTGCTTTGGGAGGCGTTTTTTACAACACAGCTCTGGTTTACGCACCTGCATCCTATGTGGCAGCCGTTGAAAGGGCTTCCTTACTGCTCAGTATGGTCTACGGAAGGATATTTTTTGGTGAGCCTGTGAAACACTTACTACCGGGAGTCCTGCTTATGCTGCTTGGCTCAGCGCTTTTGAGCGTCGGCTGA
- the pspA gene encoding phosphoserine phosphatase PspA, translating to MVKLILVRHAESEWNPVGRYQGLLDPDLSERGKKQAKLLAQELSREHLDVIYSSPLKRTYLTALEIAEAKNLEVIKEDRIIEIDHGMWSGMLVEEVMEKYPEDFRRWVEEPHKVEFQGGESLASVYNRVKGFLEEVRKRHWNQTVVVVSHTVPMRAMYCALLGVDLSKFWSFGCDNASYSVIHMEERRNVILKLNITCHLGEFYVEAHKAI from the coding sequence ATGGTAAAGCTTATACTGGTGCGACATGCGGAGAGCGAGTGGAACCCCGTAGGAAGGTATCAGGGACTCTTAGACCCGGATCTATCAGAGAGGGGTAAAAAGCAGGCTAAGCTTCTTGCACAGGAGCTTTCAAGGGAACACTTAGATGTTATATACTCATCCCCCCTAAAAAGGACTTATCTGACTGCCTTGGAGATAGCCGAGGCGAAAAACCTTGAGGTTATAAAGGAGGATAGGATAATAGAAATAGACCACGGTATGTGGTCGGGCATGCTGGTAGAGGAGGTGATGGAAAAGTATCCTGAGGATTTTAGGAGGTGGGTAGAAGAGCCTCATAAGGTAGAATTTCAGGGAGGAGAGAGCTTAGCATCTGTTTACAACAGGGTGAAGGGCTTTCTTGAGGAAGTAAGAAAAAGACACTGGAATCAAACTGTGGTGGTGGTCTCTCACACGGTTCCCATGCGTGCCATGTACTGCGCTCTTCTTGGTGTAGACCTTTCCAAGTTCTGGAGCTTTGGTTGCGATAATGCCAGTTATTCGGTAATTCATATGGAAGAGCGAAGAAATGTTATACTAAAGCTTAACATAACCTGCCATCTGGGAGAGTTTTATGTGGAAGCTCACAAGGCTATTTAG
- the trpC gene encoding indole-3-glycerol phosphate synthase TrpC, which yields MGFLKEILERKRQEVKKTRELIKNLPLTPKRERSLAFEDALCGKGTKIIAEVKKASPSEGKIREVSAWHQAKIYESAGAVAVSVLTDSTYFDGSLEDLYQVRRTVNIPILRKDFIIDTVQIEEARAFGADAVLLIVRILEPSLLKDLIEYSYALSITPLVEVFDLKEAEIALRAGAKVIGINNRDLDTLKVDTELSKRLTPLLKQMGAKYVIAESGISEREQILELESLGADAFLVGTALMKSQDPAKKLRELLGYNDV from the coding sequence ATGGGATTTCTCAAAGAGATATTGGAACGCAAAAGGCAGGAGGTAAAGAAGACAAGAGAGCTTATCAAAAACCTCCCTTTGACTCCCAAAAGGGAGAGAAGTTTGGCATTTGAAGATGCGCTCTGTGGCAAAGGCACAAAAATAATAGCGGAAGTTAAAAAGGCTTCTCCATCCGAGGGAAAAATAAGAGAAGTTTCGGCTTGGCATCAGGCTAAGATATACGAGAGTGCTGGCGCTGTTGCCGTTTCGGTGCTTACAGACAGCACTTACTTTGATGGCTCTCTTGAAGACCTATATCAGGTAAGAAGAACTGTAAACATACCCATCCTGAGGAAAGACTTTATCATAGACACTGTGCAGATAGAAGAAGCCAGAGCTTTTGGTGCGGATGCTGTCCTTTTGATAGTCCGCATTCTTGAGCCATCCTTACTTAAAGACCTTATTGAATACTCTTATGCGCTGTCTATTACACCCCTTGTGGAAGTTTTTGACCTCAAAGAAGCTGAAATAGCCCTAAGAGCCGGTGCAAAAGTTATTGGCATAAACAACAGGGACCTTGACACCCTAAAAGTGGACACAGAGCTCTCCAAGAGACTCACACCTCTATTAAAGCAGATGGGTGCTAAGTACGTAATAGCAGAAAGCGGTATAAGTGAGAGGGAGCAAATACTTGAACTTGAAAGCTTAGGTGCTGATGCCTTTTTGGTGGGGACTGCCCTCATGAAGAGCCAAGACCCAGCAAAAAAACTCAGGGAGCTTTTGGGTTATAATGATGTTTAA
- a CDS encoding phosphoglycerate kinase, whose amino-acid sequence MVLGKKRLKDVNITGKRVLVRVDFNVPIDEQGNIEDDTRIRASLPTIEYLLDAKAKVILMSHLGRPKGRDSKYSLSPVAKRLSRYINKDVIMADDCIGPSVKALVEKMKEGDVLLLENLRFHKEEEENDEEFAKELASLGEIYVSDAFGTCHRKHASVYTVPKILKPAVMGFLLEKEISYFEKAMVNPQRPVVAILGGVKVSSKIGIIKNLLKRVDKIFVGGAMAFTFIKAMGYSVGNSIVEDGYIETAKDIMEVARKLGVKFYLPVDFLLGRELSNNTPTRLVPWQEIPQGWMGLDIGPVSIALLREIVSDAQTIIWNGPMGAFELDRFEDGTYETAKILANSSALTIAGGGDTDHAIHRAGVYNSIDFVSTGGGAFLELLEGNTLPCIEVLDNSEE is encoded by the coding sequence ATGGTTCTGGGTAAAAAAAGACTCAAGGATGTAAATATCACTGGCAAGAGGGTGTTGGTAAGGGTTGACTTTAATGTACCCATTGACGAGCAGGGAAACATAGAGGATGATACAAGGATAAGGGCATCCCTTCCCACCATTGAGTACCTTTTGGATGCCAAGGCAAAGGTAATACTTATGTCCCACTTGGGAAGACCAAAAGGAAGGGACTCCAAGTACAGCCTCTCACCAGTTGCCAAAAGGCTATCAAGGTACATAAACAAGGATGTTATTATGGCTGATGATTGCATAGGTCCAAGTGTTAAGGCGCTTGTGGAAAAAATGAAGGAGGGGGATGTTTTACTCCTTGAGAATTTAAGGTTTCACAAAGAAGAGGAGGAAAACGATGAGGAATTTGCAAAAGAGCTTGCAAGCCTGGGAGAGATATATGTGAGCGATGCTTTTGGTACTTGCCACAGAAAGCATGCATCCGTATACACCGTGCCAAAGATACTCAAGCCTGCAGTTATGGGGTTTTTGCTTGAAAAGGAGATATCGTATTTTGAAAAGGCTATGGTGAACCCTCAAAGACCCGTGGTTGCCATCTTAGGTGGGGTTAAGGTCTCTTCCAAGATAGGTATAATAAAGAACCTTCTTAAAAGGGTTGACAAGATATTTGTGGGTGGTGCTATGGCTTTTACCTTCATAAAGGCTATGGGCTATTCAGTGGGCAACTCCATAGTGGAAGATGGCTACATAGAGACTGCCAAAGACATAATGGAAGTTGCCAGAAAGCTTGGCGTCAAGTTTTACCTTCCTGTGGACTTTCTTCTTGGTAGAGAACTTTCTAACAACACCCCAACACGCCTTGTGCCTTGGCAGGAGATACCTCAGGGCTGGATGGGGCTTGACATTGGGCCTGTATCTATAGCTCTGCTCAGGGAGATAGTATCGGATGCTCAAACCATAATATGGAACGGACCTATGGGTGCTTTTGAGCTGGACAGGTTTGAGGATGGGACATACGAAACTGCAAAAATTCTTGCTAACTCTTCCGCTCTTACCATAGCAGGTGGGGGGGATACTGACCACGCTATACACAGAGCGGGTGTTTATAACTCCATAGACTTCGTATCTACGGGCGGAGGAGCTTTTCTGGAACTTCTTGAAGGAAATACCCTTCCTTGCATAGAGGTGCTTGATAACTCAGAGGAGTAA
- a CDS encoding 50S ribosomal protein L25/general stress protein Ctc, giving the protein MRKVSLKLIPRELGKKSEIKRMRREGYIPVEVYGKDVENRHAYVSLKDLMSLPHGETFLIEADVDGEKRVCLLKDIQVGYLGDDPVHVDLYDISHTKEIEIEVPLEFVGTPAGVGLGGTFEVMMHTLTVKASVDSIPDKITVDVSAMNVGDVLHVRDITPPSGCVIMDSPEEVIAVVLEPEVEETPTEETTT; this is encoded by the coding sequence ATGAGAAAAGTATCGCTCAAACTGATCCCAAGAGAGTTAGGTAAAAAAAGTGAGATTAAAAGAATGAGGAGGGAAGGTTATATACCTGTGGAGGTTTATGGTAAGGATGTGGAGAACAGGCACGCTTATGTAAGCTTAAAAGACCTTATGAGCCTACCTCACGGCGAGACCTTCCTCATTGAGGCGGATGTGGACGGAGAGAAGAGAGTGTGTCTCCTAAAAGACATTCAGGTGGGCTATCTGGGTGATGACCCTGTTCATGTGGACCTTTATGACATCTCTCACACGAAAGAGATAGAGATAGAAGTGCCTCTGGAGTTTGTTGGTACACCTGCAGGCGTAGGTCTTGGTGGCACCTTTGAAGTTATGATGCACACATTAACGGTAAAGGCATCGGTGGATAGCATACCCGACAAGATAACTGTTGATGTAAGTGCTATGAATGTTGGTGATGTGCTTCATGTAAGAGATATAACACCACCTTCAGGCTGTGTTATCATGGACTCACCCGAGGAGGTTATTGCAGTAGTCCTTGAACCTGAAGTGGAGGAAACGCCTACCGAAGAAACTACCACCTGA